A window of the Sandaracinaceae bacterium genome harbors these coding sequences:
- a CDS encoding TRAP transporter large permease: MDLWIILFLLGLALLGAPLFAIFGAAAMLLFSEMPDTPITGATNDVFSEKFANSPLLVTIPLFTFAGYLMAESGTPRRLVNMSRAWLGWMPGGLAIVCLMASAFFTTFTGGSGITIVAIGGLLYPAMIADRYPERFSLGLVTTGGSLGLLFPPSLPIIIYGVVAGVQIEYLFMAGIIPGVVTLIAIGVYAVFVGVSTKMPRTPFVMKDAMQALWETKWEVLLPVALLGGIMTGTLRIHEAAAFTALYVLIIEVWVYKDVSFRNDLPRIIRESMTLVGAILIILATAVGFTSFLIQARVPFLILDAMSAFIDSKLAFLLLLNVFLLIVGMLMDIFSAIVVVVPLIVPIATRFGVDPVHLGIVFLLNLEIGYMTPPVGLNLFISSFRFNKPVTQLYRAVLPFIGLLIIALLITTYGEKLSMWLPERMGYVPSASMHAMEDPDAAPDTGAAHDDSGDSLDDLEGEEPLDLDDLEGEDDEPLNLDDLEGEDGLDDLDDLEGEDGLDDLDDLEDGGTEDLDALEGAP; encoded by the coding sequence ATGGACCTCTGGATCATCCTCTTCCTCCTGGGCCTCGCGCTCCTCGGCGCGCCGCTCTTCGCCATCTTCGGGGCGGCCGCCATGCTGCTCTTCTCGGAGATGCCCGACACGCCCATCACGGGTGCCACCAACGACGTCTTCAGCGAGAAGTTCGCCAACTCGCCGCTGCTCGTCACCATCCCGCTCTTCACCTTCGCCGGCTACCTCATGGCCGAGTCGGGGACCCCGCGCCGGCTCGTGAACATGTCCCGAGCGTGGCTCGGCTGGATGCCCGGTGGCCTCGCCATCGTGTGCCTCATGGCGTCCGCGTTCTTCACCACCTTCACGGGCGGCAGCGGCATCACCATCGTGGCCATCGGTGGCCTGCTGTATCCGGCCATGATCGCCGACCGCTACCCAGAGCGCTTCTCGCTCGGCCTCGTGACCACGGGTGGCTCGCTCGGCCTGCTGTTCCCGCCCAGCCTGCCCATCATCATCTATGGCGTCGTGGCCGGCGTGCAGATCGAGTATCTGTTCATGGCCGGCATCATCCCCGGTGTGGTCACGCTCATCGCCATCGGCGTCTACGCGGTGTTCGTGGGCGTCTCCACCAAGATGCCGCGCACGCCCTTCGTCATGAAGGACGCCATGCAGGCGCTCTGGGAGACCAAGTGGGAGGTGCTGCTCCCGGTGGCGCTGCTCGGCGGCATCATGACGGGCACCCTGCGCATCCACGAGGCGGCCGCCTTCACGGCGCTCTACGTGCTCATCATCGAGGTGTGGGTCTACAAGGACGTCTCGTTCCGCAACGACCTGCCGCGCATCATCCGCGAGTCCATGACGCTGGTGGGCGCCATCCTCATCATCCTGGCCACGGCGGTGGGCTTCACGTCGTTCCTCATCCAGGCGCGCGTGCCCTTCCTCATCCTGGACGCCATGAGCGCGTTCATCGACAGCAAGCTCGCGTTCCTGCTGCTGCTGAACGTGTTCCTGCTCATCGTGGGCATGCTGATGGACATCTTCAGCGCCATCGTGGTGGTGGTGCCGCTCATCGTGCCCATCGCCACCCGCTTCGGTGTGGACCCCGTGCACCTCGGCATCGTGTTCCTCCTCAATCTCGAGATCGGGTACATGACGCCGCCGGTGGGGCTCAACCTGTTCATCTCCAGCTTCCGCTTCAACAAGCCGGTGACGCAGCTGTACCGCGCGGTGTTGCCCTTCATCGGGCTGCTGATCATCGCCCTGCTCATCACCACCTATGGCGAGAAGCTCTCCATGTGGCTGCCGGAGCGCATGGGCTACGTGCCGTCGGCCAGCATGCACGCCATGGAAGACCCTGACGCTGCGCCCGACACCGGTGCCGCGCACGATGACAGCGGCGACAGCCTGGACGACCTCGAGGGCGAAGAGCCGCTCGACCTGGACGACCTCGAAGGCGAAGACGACGAGCCCCTGAACCTGGACGACCTCGAGGGCGAAGACGGTCTCGACGACCTGGACGACCTCGAGGGCGAGGACGGTCTCGACGACCTGGACGACCTCGAAGACGGCGGCACGGAAGACCTGGACGCGCTCGAGGGCGCGCCGTGA